One Angustibacter sp. Root456 genomic window carries:
- a CDS encoding Lrp/AsnC family transcriptional regulator — translation MTSRAGNGSALDEVSKRIIEQLQEDGRRPYAAIGKAVGLSEAAVRQRVQRLLDAGVMQIVAVTDPLQVGFSRQAMIGIRAEGDLTAVADQLADMPEVDYVVVTAGSFDLLVEAVCENDDALLDLISTRIRTTPGVRTTETFVYLKLRKQLYNWGTR, via the coding sequence GTGACTTCCAGGGCCGGCAACGGCAGCGCGCTCGACGAGGTGTCGAAGCGCATCATCGAGCAGCTGCAGGAGGACGGCCGCCGTCCCTACGCCGCGATCGGCAAGGCGGTCGGCCTGTCCGAGGCCGCCGTGCGCCAACGCGTGCAGCGGCTGCTCGACGCCGGAGTCATGCAGATCGTGGCGGTCACCGACCCGCTCCAGGTGGGCTTCAGCCGCCAGGCCATGATCGGCATCCGCGCCGAAGGCGACCTCACCGCTGTCGCCGACCAGCTCGCTGACATGCCCGAGGTCGACTACGTCGTCGTCACGGCCGGCAGCTTCGACCTGCTGGTCGAGGCCGTCTGCGAGAACGACGACGCCCTGCTCGACCTCATCAGCACGCGCATCCGCACCACCCCGGGCGTCCGCACCACCGAGACGTTCGTCTACCTGAAGCTGCGTAAGCAGCTCTACAACTGGGGAACTCGATGA
- a CDS encoding PucR family transcriptional regulator, giving the protein MLPTLGAVLELPVLAAGRPHVVAGADHLDHPVRWAHVAEVADISELLRGDELILTTGVALPRTDEGIVEFVRTLAALPVAGLVVELGRAYAGRVPSAMVRAAERSGLPLIELTQPVAFIEVTEAVHSLVIDGQISSLRQAQALHETFTELAVEGADTAEIVRQAARMAGAPVVLETPGHLVVEHDAAGHDDSTLLSRWQQRSRAVRVPGRAGVDPLSGWVVATVGARGEDWGRLVLVRPPDDPHPHDLMLVERTATTLALQRLIARDREGLERQTHRTLLTALMEHQHPDAEIGLRARALGVPLEGRRLLGAVVRWREPRSAATLATQARLRDLADAVAQAARDAGTAALIGSIDERSVGVLVALDRRDDDSALLGRLAHAVERVVRYRLAGADNRQLLLAAGTVVAGLRDARRSVVEAQQVADAASHLPWAPGFVRLHDVGVRGLLALLRGDARIETFVERELGPLLERGDDLVGVLRAYLDAGRNKSAAASALHLSRPAFYDRLTRLGQVLGVDLDDVETCLALHVALLARDTA; this is encoded by the coding sequence ACCACCTCGACCACCCGGTGCGCTGGGCGCACGTCGCCGAGGTGGCCGACATCAGCGAGCTGCTGCGCGGTGACGAGCTGATCCTCACCACCGGCGTGGCGCTGCCGCGCACCGACGAGGGCATCGTGGAGTTCGTGCGCACGCTGGCGGCCCTGCCGGTCGCCGGCCTGGTCGTCGAGCTCGGCCGGGCGTACGCCGGGCGGGTGCCGAGCGCGATGGTGCGAGCGGCCGAGCGCAGCGGCCTGCCGCTGATCGAGCTCACCCAGCCGGTCGCCTTCATCGAGGTCACCGAGGCCGTGCACAGCCTGGTCATCGACGGGCAGATCAGCTCGCTGCGCCAGGCGCAGGCGCTGCACGAGACCTTCACCGAGCTCGCCGTCGAGGGCGCCGACACCGCCGAGATCGTGCGGCAGGCCGCCCGGATGGCCGGCGCACCCGTCGTCCTGGAGACGCCCGGTCACCTGGTGGTGGAGCACGATGCCGCGGGACACGACGACAGCACGTTGCTGTCGCGCTGGCAGCAGCGCTCGCGCGCGGTGCGCGTCCCCGGTCGGGCCGGGGTCGACCCCCTCTCCGGGTGGGTCGTGGCCACGGTGGGGGCGCGCGGCGAGGACTGGGGCCGGCTGGTGCTCGTACGCCCTCCGGACGACCCGCACCCGCACGACCTCATGCTCGTCGAGCGCACGGCCACCACGCTGGCCCTGCAGCGGCTGATCGCCCGCGACCGCGAGGGCCTGGAGCGACAGACGCACCGCACGCTGCTCACGGCCCTGATGGAGCACCAGCACCCCGACGCCGAGATCGGCCTGCGGGCCCGGGCGCTCGGGGTGCCGCTGGAGGGCCGCCGCCTGCTGGGTGCCGTGGTGCGCTGGCGCGAGCCCAGGTCGGCCGCCACCCTGGCCACGCAGGCGCGGCTGCGCGATCTCGCCGACGCCGTGGCGCAGGCGGCCCGCGACGCCGGCACCGCCGCCCTCATCGGGTCGATCGACGAGCGCAGCGTGGGCGTGCTCGTGGCACTCGACCGGCGCGACGACGACTCCGCGCTGCTCGGCCGGCTGGCCCACGCCGTGGAGCGCGTGGTGCGCTACCGCCTCGCGGGCGCCGACAACCGCCAGCTGCTGCTGGCAGCCGGCACGGTGGTCGCAGGGTTGCGCGACGCCCGCCGCAGCGTGGTCGAGGCCCAGCAGGTGGCGGACGCGGCGTCGCACCTGCCGTGGGCGCCGGGGTTCGTGCGGCTGCACGACGTGGGCGTGCGGGGGCTGCTCGCCCTGCTGCGCGGGGACGCCCGCATCGAGACCTTCGTCGAGCGCGAGCTCGGGCCCTTGCTCGAGCGGGGCGACGACCTGGTGGGCGTGCTGCGCGCCTACCTCGACGCCGGCCGCAACAAGTCGGCGGCCGCGAGCGCCCTGCACCTGTCGCGACCGGCTTTCTACGACCGCCTGACGCGGCTGGGCCAGGTGCTCGGCGTCGACCTCGACGACGTCGAGACCTGCCTGGCCCTGCACGTGGCGCTGCTGGCCCGCGACACTGCCTGA
- a CDS encoding gamma-aminobutyraldehyde dehydrogenase, with protein MSQPSTVTPRRLRNFVGGEHVDPDARTSLELVNPATGQVVAEAPVSSEQDVDRAYRAAAQAFETWGQTTPSERQQALLKIADAIEARADELIALESENTGKPRALTASEEIPPMVDQIRFFAGAARVLEGRSAGEYLKGHTSWVRREPIGVIGQVTPWNYPMMMAVWKFAPALAAGNTVVLKPSDTTPETTLLMAEIAAEFLPPGVLNVITGNRDTGRALVEHEIPAMVSITGSVRAGMEVAGSAARDVKRVHLELGGKAPVVVFDDADLEAAAEAIAVAGYFNAGQDCTAATRVLAAPGIHDDFVAALAEQARAAKVGLPDDEDALLGPVNNVHQLGRVAGFVDRLPDHARIAAGGARVEGLGDGFFYQPTVLDGLRQDDEAIQNEIFGPVITVQQFSDEAQAVAWANGVNYGLASSVWTKDFGKAMRMSKALDFGCVWINTHIPLVAEMPHGGFKHSGYGKDLSMYGFEDYTRLKHVMANLDS; from the coding sequence GTGAGCCAGCCGAGCACCGTCACCCCCCGTCGCCTGCGCAACTTCGTCGGCGGCGAGCACGTCGACCCCGACGCCCGCACCAGCCTCGAGCTGGTCAACCCGGCCACCGGCCAGGTCGTGGCCGAGGCGCCGGTGTCGAGCGAGCAGGACGTCGACCGTGCCTACCGGGCGGCGGCGCAGGCCTTCGAGACGTGGGGTCAGACCACGCCGAGCGAGCGCCAGCAGGCCCTGCTCAAGATCGCCGACGCGATCGAGGCCCGCGCCGACGAGCTCATCGCCCTGGAGTCGGAGAACACCGGCAAGCCGCGCGCCCTGACCGCGAGCGAGGAGATCCCGCCGATGGTCGACCAGATCCGGTTCTTCGCCGGTGCTGCGCGGGTGCTCGAGGGCCGCTCGGCCGGCGAGTACCTGAAGGGCCACACGTCGTGGGTCCGCCGCGAGCCCATCGGTGTCATCGGCCAGGTCACGCCGTGGAACTACCCGATGATGATGGCGGTCTGGAAGTTTGCGCCCGCCCTGGCGGCCGGCAACACGGTGGTGCTGAAGCCGAGCGACACCACACCCGAGACGACCCTGCTGATGGCCGAGATCGCGGCCGAGTTCCTGCCCCCGGGGGTGCTGAACGTCATCACGGGCAACCGCGACACCGGCCGTGCGCTGGTGGAGCACGAGATTCCGGCCATGGTGTCGATCACCGGCTCGGTGCGCGCCGGCATGGAGGTGGCGGGCTCGGCCGCGCGCGACGTCAAGCGGGTGCACCTCGAGCTCGGCGGGAAGGCGCCGGTGGTGGTCTTCGACGACGCCGACCTCGAGGCCGCGGCCGAGGCGATCGCCGTCGCGGGCTACTTCAACGCCGGCCAGGACTGCACCGCGGCGACGCGCGTGCTCGCCGCCCCCGGCATCCACGACGACTTCGTGGCCGCGCTGGCCGAGCAGGCGCGTGCGGCCAAGGTGGGCCTGCCGGACGACGAGGACGCGCTGCTCGGCCCGGTCAACAACGTGCACCAGCTCGGCCGCGTCGCGGGCTTCGTCGACCGGCTCCCCGACCACGCGCGCATCGCGGCGGGCGGCGCACGGGTCGAGGGGCTCGGTGACGGCTTCTTCTACCAGCCGACGGTGCTCGACGGCCTGCGCCAGGACGACGAGGCGATCCAGAACGAGATCTTCGGCCCGGTGATCACGGTGCAGCAGTTCAGTGACGAGGCCCAGGCCGTCGCCTGGGCGAACGGCGTCAACTACGGCCTGGCGTCGTCGGTGTGGACCAAGGACTTCGGCAAGGCGATGCGGATGAGCAAGGCGCTGGACTTCGGCTGCGTCTGGATCAACACCCACATCCCGCTGGTCGCCGAGATGCCGCACGGCGGCTTCAAGCACAGCGGGTACGGCAAGGACCTGTCGATGTACGGATTCGAGGACTACACGCGCCTCAAGCACGTCATGGCGAACCTCGACTCCTGA
- a CDS encoding pyridoxamine 5'-phosphate oxidase family protein codes for MYETEAEIEALQRLLDASYGEATDHLRGIIGDDRRLTARDLVGLLTGMKVITVATVTARGEPRISALDGHFLHGTWSFGTSGTAAKARHMAARPAVSVAHVDGEQLAVFSHGRVERMQPADADWAPVLEHWTAHYGSSPLEWGDGPDDIAMYRYRPTWMVGYAADRSELLAARGVDG; via the coding sequence ATGTACGAGACCGAGGCGGAGATCGAGGCCCTGCAACGACTGCTGGACGCGTCGTACGGCGAGGCGACTGACCACCTGCGCGGCATCATCGGGGACGATCGCCGCCTCACGGCGCGCGACCTCGTCGGCCTGCTCACCGGCATGAAGGTCATCACGGTGGCCACCGTGACGGCGCGGGGGGAGCCGCGGATCAGCGCGCTCGACGGGCACTTCCTGCACGGCACCTGGTCGTTCGGCACGAGCGGCACCGCGGCCAAGGCGCGGCACATGGCCGCCCGGCCGGCCGTCAGCGTGGCGCACGTCGACGGCGAGCAGCTGGCGGTGTTCAGCCACGGCCGGGTCGAGCGGATGCAGCCGGCGGACGCCGACTGGGCGCCCGTGCTCGAGCACTGGACGGCGCACTACGGCAGCTCGCCGCTGGAGTGGGGTGACGGGCCCGACGACATCGCGATGTACCGGTACCGCCCCACGTGGATGGTCGGCTACGCCGCCGACCGCTCAGAGCTGCTGGCGGCTCGGGGCGTCGACGGCTGA
- a CDS encoding cytochrome P450, translated as MVSLTAPVSRWIGRRLLTRAASSGGVDLSRISVVPKAFKVPFQREGLDPRVRVGARRERPPVSRLMHVFGLNVWLVTGYPEARAVLADTTSYSNDIRPMVASAGSTPVHSIGGLGFTDPPVHTRLRGLLTPEFTKRRLARLQPRIEQIVHHQLDVAQEAGEVSDLVRAFAFPVPFQVICELLGVPLEEREEFRAMGAARFDLSQGGAGLFGAASKSREFLFQVVAEQRAEPGDGLIGALIRDHGDELEDVDLAGLADGVFLGGYETSASMLALGTLVLTQHPEALELARRGGAELDAVVEELLRYLGVVQTAFPRFARYDLELFGHEVRRGDVVLVSLSGANRDERLASGAVRFDPTREPGSHLAFGHGFHRCVGSELARMELRTAFRAIAERFPDVELACSPDDLTFRELSVVYGIESLPVRLRPAQPRSAVDAPSRQQL; from the coding sequence ATGGTCAGCCTGACCGCACCGGTGAGCCGGTGGATCGGACGTCGGCTGCTCACCCGGGCGGCGTCGTCCGGTGGTGTTGACCTGTCACGGATCTCGGTGGTCCCGAAGGCGTTCAAGGTGCCCTTCCAGCGCGAGGGGCTCGACCCTCGGGTGCGCGTGGGCGCCCGCCGGGAGCGGCCGCCGGTGAGCCGGCTCATGCACGTGTTCGGGCTCAACGTCTGGCTCGTCACGGGTTACCCCGAGGCGCGGGCGGTGCTCGCCGACACGACGAGCTACAGCAACGACATCCGGCCCATGGTGGCCAGCGCCGGCAGCACGCCAGTGCACTCGATCGGCGGCCTGGGTTTCACCGACCCGCCGGTGCACACGCGCCTGCGCGGCCTGCTCACCCCCGAGTTCACCAAGCGGCGACTGGCCCGGCTGCAGCCGCGGATCGAGCAGATCGTGCACCACCAGCTCGACGTCGCGCAGGAGGCCGGCGAAGTGTCCGACCTGGTACGCGCGTTCGCGTTCCCGGTGCCGTTCCAGGTGATCTGCGAGCTGCTCGGTGTGCCGCTGGAGGAGCGTGAGGAGTTCCGCGCGATGGGCGCCGCCCGCTTCGACCTGTCGCAGGGCGGGGCCGGGCTGTTCGGTGCGGCCTCGAAGTCGCGCGAGTTCCTGTTCCAGGTGGTCGCCGAGCAGCGGGCCGAGCCCGGCGACGGGCTCATCGGCGCCCTCATCCGCGACCACGGCGACGAGCTGGAGGACGTCGACCTCGCGGGCCTGGCCGACGGTGTGTTCCTCGGTGGCTACGAGACGTCGGCGAGCATGTTGGCGCTCGGCACGCTCGTGCTCACCCAGCACCCCGAGGCGCTCGAGCTCGCCCGGCGCGGCGGCGCGGAGCTCGACGCCGTCGTCGAGGAGCTGCTGCGCTACCTCGGCGTGGTGCAGACGGCCTTCCCCCGCTTCGCCCGGTACGACCTCGAGCTGTTCGGCCACGAGGTGCGTCGCGGCGACGTCGTGCTCGTCTCGCTCAGCGGCGCCAACCGCGACGAGCGCCTGGCGTCGGGGGCGGTTCGCTTCGACCCGACGCGCGAGCCGGGCTCGCACCTGGCGTTCGGCCACGGCTTCCACCGCTGCGTGGGGTCCGAGCTCGCGCGCATGGAGCTGCGGACGGCGTTTCGCGCCATCGCCGAGCGCTTCCCGGACGTCGAGCTGGCCTGCTCACCCGACGACCTGACGTTTCGGGAGCTGTCGGTGGTGTACGGCATCGAGTCGTTGCCCGTGCGCCTGCGACCGGCGCAGCCGCGCTCAGCCGTCGACGCCCCGAGCCGCCAGCAGCTCTGA